One Pirellulales bacterium genomic region harbors:
- a CDS encoding ABC transporter permease produces MIVSGRKPTRNVENRAIAGRSDRGFRLALALIGGIYVLSLVAMLAADLAYLSMPADAAESAKTGFWRPAIRACDALAVAFADPNIRYSFKLTMISCLFTAILSVMVAVPLGYGLSRYRFWGRNFIDAILDIPIVLPPLVVGLSLLILFQFWPWSLISKHVVFQIPAVVLAQFMVAAAFAVRIMRAGFDQIDTRLEQVALTLGCSQSQAFSRVVLPQAKQSMLTAGTIAWARSLGEFGPLLVFAGATRMKTEVLSTTVFLELSIGNLRSAVAVSILMVLAAIVVLIVARRWGTRDLSI; encoded by the coding sequence ATGATCGTGTCTGGACGAAAACCCACTCGAAACGTCGAAAATCGAGCGATTGCCGGACGGTCTGACCGCGGCTTTCGCTTGGCGCTGGCGCTGATCGGAGGCATCTATGTGCTGTCGTTGGTGGCCATGCTGGCGGCGGATCTGGCCTATCTTTCGATGCCCGCGGATGCGGCGGAAAGCGCGAAAACGGGATTTTGGCGTCCGGCAATTCGTGCGTGCGACGCTTTGGCCGTCGCATTTGCCGATCCCAACATTCGCTACTCGTTCAAGCTCACGATGATTTCTTGTCTGTTCACCGCGATTTTATCGGTCATGGTGGCGGTCCCGTTGGGCTACGGGTTGTCGCGTTATCGTTTTTGGGGGCGCAATTTCATTGACGCCATTTTAGATATTCCCATCGTTTTGCCCCCGTTGGTCGTCGGGCTAAGTTTGCTGATCCTGTTTCAATTCTGGCCTTGGAGCCTGATCAGCAAGCACGTCGTTTTTCAAATTCCCGCGGTCGTGCTGGCCCAATTCATGGTGGCGGCGGCATTTGCCGTACGAATCATGCGCGCTGGATTCGATCAGATTGATACCCGCCTGGAACAAGTGGCGTTGACGTTGGGCTGCTCTCAGTCGCAGGCGTTCAGCCGCGTTGTTTTGCCTCAAGCAAAGCAGAGCATGTTGACGGCGGGGACGATCGCATGGGCGCGATCCCTCGGAGAATTTGGACCGCTGCTGGTGTTCGCCGGGGCGACGCGAATGAAAACCGAGGTATTATCGACGACGGTCTTCCTCGAACTCTCGATCGGCAACTTGCGGTCGGCTGTCGCCGTCTCGATTCTCATGGTACTGGCCGCGATTGTCGTGCTGATCGTCGCGCGCCGCTGGGGCACGCGCGATTTGTCGATTTAG
- the modA gene encoding molybdate ABC transporter substrate-binding protein gives MKKNQQRVGAVDSRHRQGWASTFPMLALAGCALLALLGFALFKLSRPQTIDSTNPNTKHQRQSGELMLYCASGMRAPMQKIVEDYATEYGVKVQLQFGGSNTLLSQIELSRSGDLFLAGDESYMSLAQRKGLLAEMLPLATMQATIVVPRDNPANVQGFADLLRDDLRVAIGNPDQAAIGKMVRDTLEKNQWEALAQAVTKRGVFQPTVVEVANSVRVGAVDAGVVWNATVAGDSLLALVAPPEFAKATAQVAIGVLTCSSQPTAALQFARFAAARDRGLKHFQSNGFHVLEGDRGSVSPELNFYCAVHRRDLGFIIDPLEKPEEVRVDTVYNGCGSLTAQMKDAFVAAGLPWRLGDRAAGDAHAQGATNHSVHATWPP, from the coding sequence ATGAAAAAAAATCAACAGCGGGTTGGAGCCGTGGATTCACGCCATCGACAAGGTTGGGCTTCGACGTTCCCGATGTTGGCGCTGGCAGGATGTGCGCTGCTAGCGCTGCTCGGTTTTGCGCTGTTCAAGCTGAGCCGGCCCCAAACCATCGATTCGACCAATCCCAACACGAAACATCAGCGACAATCCGGCGAATTGATGCTCTATTGCGCAAGCGGCATGCGCGCGCCGATGCAGAAGATCGTGGAGGACTATGCCACGGAATACGGCGTCAAAGTGCAACTCCAATTTGGCGGCTCCAACACGCTGCTGAGCCAGATCGAACTATCCCGTTCGGGAGATTTGTTTCTCGCCGGGGACGAGAGCTATATGTCCCTCGCTCAGCGGAAAGGATTGTTGGCGGAGATGTTGCCGCTCGCCACCATGCAAGCGACGATCGTCGTTCCGCGCGATAACCCCGCAAACGTCCAAGGCTTCGCGGACCTGCTGCGAGACGATCTTCGCGTGGCGATTGGCAATCCCGACCAAGCCGCCATCGGCAAGATGGTCCGCGACACGTTGGAGAAAAATCAATGGGAAGCCCTCGCGCAGGCGGTGACCAAGCGCGGAGTTTTTCAGCCCACGGTGGTTGAGGTTGCGAATTCCGTGCGCGTCGGCGCGGTCGATGCTGGCGTCGTCTGGAACGCCACGGTGGCCGGCGATTCGTTGCTGGCGCTGGTCGCTCCCCCCGAGTTTGCCAAGGCAACGGCGCAAGTTGCAATCGGCGTTCTCACCTGCTCCTCGCAGCCCACGGCCGCATTGCAATTTGCTCGCTTCGCCGCTGCCCGCGACCGAGGTCTGAAGCACTTCCAATCCAATGGCTTTCACGTGCTCGAGGGAGATCGCGGGTCGGTATCTCCGGAATTGAACTTTTATTGCGCAGTCCATCGTCGCGACTTAGGATTCATCATTGACCCGTTGGAAAAGCCGGAAGAAGTTCGCGTGGATACAGTCTACAACGGCTGCGGCAGTCTCACCGCCCAGATGAAAGACGCCTTTGTGGCGGCTGGGTTGCCCTGGCGGCTCGGCGATCGGGCAGCGGGCGACGCCCATGCCCAAGGCGCGACGAATCATTCCGTCCATGCAACATGGCCGCCATAA
- a CDS encoding ATP-binding cassette domain-containing protein, with amino-acid sequence MIRVESLTVRLGEFQLADVHFEVPTGEYAVLMGQTGTGKTTIIECLCGLRPIQTGRIWLGRQEVTRLPPSRRGIGYVPQDGALFGHLTVREHLAFPLRIRRRAKSEIESRTATLAQLLNLEHLLDRRPQWLSGGEMQRVALGRAMSFEPEVLLLDEPLSALDDETRNQMVEVLLRIRQLGTVTALHITHNADEGKRLADRSFRLNRGVVACEAVPAIVES; translated from the coding sequence ATGATTCGTGTGGAAAGCCTAACGGTTCGCTTGGGTGAATTTCAGTTGGCCGACGTTCACTTTGAAGTCCCCACCGGGGAATATGCGGTCTTGATGGGGCAAACGGGGACGGGAAAAACGACGATCATCGAATGCTTGTGCGGCCTGCGACCGATCCAAACGGGGCGGATTTGGCTCGGCCGTCAAGAGGTCACGCGGCTGCCGCCGTCGCGTCGCGGCATTGGATATGTTCCCCAGGATGGCGCGCTGTTCGGACACCTGACGGTGCGCGAACACCTGGCGTTTCCATTGCGGATCCGTCGCCGGGCCAAGTCGGAAATTGAAAGTCGCACCGCGACGTTGGCACAACTGCTGAACCTGGAACATTTACTCGATCGCCGCCCCCAATGGCTCAGCGGCGGCGAGATGCAGCGCGTTGCGTTGGGAAGGGCGATGTCGTTCGAACCCGAGGTGTTGTTGCTCGATGAGCCATTGAGCGCGCTGGATGACGAAACTCGAAATCAAATGGTCGAAGTGCTCCTTCGCATTCGCCAGTTGGGCACCGTCACTGCGCTTCATATTACCCATAACGCCGACGAAGGAAAACGGCTCGCCGATCGCAGTTTCCGCTTGAATCGTGGCGTCGTTGCTTGCGAAGCGGTTCCAGCGATTGTTGAAAGCTGA
- a CDS encoding HesA/MoeB/ThiF family protein yields the protein MQPLTDFERDVYSWQLDIPGLGIAGQEKLKGATALVSRCGGLGGVVCYNLAAAGIGRLIIAHAGDVKPSDLNRQILMTDDWIGRRRVESAARRLRELNPRLEVVAVDANISDENVGQLVSQADLVFDCAPLFSERFALNRQCMRQMKPMIEAGVFGLEGQVTTIIPGTTPCLACLYPEDPPAWKRKFPVLGAVSAITGGIAAMEGIKLITGLGPTLQGVLLYFDAGTMTFRRIAVAKRPGCLQCGG from the coding sequence ATGCAGCCATTGACAGACTTTGAACGCGACGTCTACTCCTGGCAACTCGACATTCCAGGGTTGGGAATTGCCGGTCAGGAAAAGCTCAAGGGGGCGACGGCGCTCGTCAGCCGCTGCGGCGGGTTGGGGGGCGTCGTTTGCTACAACCTTGCGGCTGCCGGCATAGGCAGGCTGATCATTGCCCATGCGGGCGACGTCAAACCCAGCGATCTCAATCGGCAGATCTTAATGACCGACGATTGGATTGGCCGACGTCGGGTTGAATCGGCTGCTCGACGGCTGCGAGAGTTGAATCCGCGTTTGGAGGTCGTCGCGGTAGATGCGAATATTAGCGACGAGAACGTGGGCCAGCTCGTGTCACAAGCCGACCTAGTGTTCGATTGTGCGCCGCTATTCTCCGAGCGATTCGCGCTGAACCGCCAGTGCATGCGGCAAATGAAGCCGATGATTGAAGCCGGCGTATTCGGTTTGGAAGGTCAAGTGACGACGATCATCCCTGGGACGACGCCATGCCTTGCATGTTTGTATCCGGAAGATCCTCCCGCTTGGAAGCGAAAGTTCCCCGTGCTCGGGGCGGTTTCAGCAATAACCGGAGGCATCGCCGCGATGGAGGGAATCAAGCTGATCACCGGCCTCGGACCCACGCTGCAAGGCGTCCTGTTGTACTTCGACGCTGGGACCATGACATTCCGCCGCATCGCGGTTGCCAAGCGGCCAGGATGCTTGCAATGTGGCGGATGA
- a CDS encoding MoaD/ThiS family protein, whose protein sequence is MSATSHSARSELRITVELLAQLRHAGGADSLQLALAPPSSLPQALDALAASAADSLRNIVFTDDRKIRPSVIVLVNGEIVAAAENRSLDDGDIITIMTPIGGG, encoded by the coding sequence GTGAGCGCGACATCGCATTCGGCGCGATCGGAATTGCGAATCACAGTGGAATTGCTGGCGCAATTGCGCCACGCAGGTGGAGCGGATTCGCTGCAACTCGCTCTCGCCCCGCCAAGCAGCCTTCCTCAAGCATTGGATGCGCTGGCGGCAAGTGCGGCCGATTCGCTGCGGAACATCGTGTTTACCGACGATCGGAAGATTCGACCCAGCGTCATTGTACTCGTCAATGGTGAAATCGTCGCCGCAGCCGAAAATCGCTCGCTCGACGATGGAGACATCATTACAATCATGACGCCCATCGGCGGCGGTTAG